The Pseudofrankia inefficax genome window below encodes:
- a CDS encoding molybdopterin-dependent oxidoreductase, giving the protein MNPLTRPLPPPPETLRRGPLREGAFPSRLHDPRVASLLGIWLGVAFTTCFVTGLVSHFMQHPAPWLRWPSRPVNLYRFTQGLHVATGLATVPLLLAKLWTVAPLFWKWPPLRSVAGALERLSIVPLIGGALFQLSTGIANIAQWYPFRFFFTVAHYWGAWVTMGALFLHVGAKIVVVRANVGPGREARAAQALRAGTTDRISTPEPPGGGLSRRGLLAAVTAASGVITVVTVGQSVPGLSDLAVLAPRRPDLGPQRLPVNKTAAAARVLTAARDPAYTLEVVGPRPFTLSLAALLALPHVTSHLPITCVEGWSADGTWTGVPLRALLDQAEIPHGRSVQVESLESGGPYRLSEVNPSHARDPLTLIATGLHGEPLALDHGYPARLIAPNRPGVLQTKWIHRIVMLP; this is encoded by the coding sequence GTGAACCCGTTGACCAGGCCGTTGCCGCCACCACCGGAGACCCTGCGGCGCGGCCCGCTGCGGGAGGGCGCCTTCCCCAGCAGGCTGCACGATCCTCGGGTCGCCTCGCTGCTGGGCATCTGGCTGGGGGTCGCTTTCACGACCTGCTTCGTCACCGGGCTCGTCTCACATTTCATGCAGCATCCGGCGCCGTGGCTGCGATGGCCGTCGCGTCCGGTCAACCTGTACCGGTTCACGCAGGGGCTGCACGTCGCGACGGGCCTGGCGACGGTGCCGCTGCTGCTGGCGAAGCTGTGGACCGTCGCGCCGTTGTTCTGGAAATGGCCGCCGCTGCGCAGTGTGGCCGGCGCCCTGGAACGGCTGTCCATCGTCCCGCTGATCGGGGGAGCGCTCTTCCAGCTCTCGACCGGGATCGCGAACATCGCGCAGTGGTACCCGTTCCGGTTCTTTTTCACGGTCGCTCATTACTGGGGCGCGTGGGTGACGATGGGCGCGCTGTTCCTCCACGTCGGCGCGAAGATCGTGGTCGTCCGGGCCAACGTCGGTCCGGGCCGGGAGGCCCGCGCGGCGCAGGCGCTCCGTGCCGGGACGACCGACCGGATCAGCACCCCCGAGCCACCCGGCGGCGGCCTGTCTCGTCGCGGGCTGTTGGCGGCCGTGACCGCCGCGTCGGGGGTCATCACCGTCGTCACGGTCGGCCAGTCGGTCCCCGGGCTGTCCGACCTGGCGGTGCTCGCCCCGCGCAGGCCCGACCTCGGCCCGCAGCGCCTCCCGGTCAACAAGACGGCGGCCGCCGCCCGGGTGCTGACGGCGGCCCGTGACCCGGCGTACACGCTGGAGGTCGTCGGGCCCCGCCCGTTCACCCTGAGCCTCGCCGCCCTGCTGGCGCTGCCGCACGTCACCTCGCACCTGCCCATCACCTGTGTGGAGGGCTGGTCGGCGGACGGCACCTGGACGGGAGTGCCGTTGCGAGCCCTGCTGGACCAGGCGGAGATCCCGCACGGGCGCAGCGTCCAGGTGGAGTCGCTGGAGTCCGGCGGGCCATACCGGCTCAGCGAGGTGAACCCGTCCCACGCCCGCGATCCGCTCACTCTGATCGCGACAGGCCTGCACGGCGAGCCGCTCGCGCTCGACCACGGCTACCCGGCCCGGCTGATCGCCCCCAACAGGCCCGGCGTCCTGCAGACCAAGTGGATCCACCGCATCGTGATGCTGCCGTGA
- a CDS encoding alpha/beta fold hydrolase, translated as MRHQVVDARGTRIHCVEEGSGPLVLFVHGFPESWYSWRHQLPAVAEAGFRAVAIDVRGYGRSSAPLEVEAYGMLQHVNDNLGVVEGLAGRGSPAVIVGHDWGAPIAAHSALLRPDIFTAVALLSVPYSPPGGRRPTEAFAEMGRLAGPDHEFYINYFQEPGRAEREIELDVRSWLLGGYVASSADGFTSTPDGHTAGTVAPGGMLRDSFPVPHRLPDWLTEDDLAFYVEEFERTGFRGALNRYRNVDRDWRDLQPWRGAPIRVPSLFIAGEKDAPALWGSRAIARFPDTLPGLRGSHILPGCGHWLQQERADEVNRLLVDWLTTL; from the coding sequence GTGAGGCATCAGGTCGTCGACGCCCGCGGGACGCGGATCCACTGCGTCGAGGAAGGCTCCGGCCCGTTGGTGCTCTTCGTCCACGGGTTCCCCGAGTCGTGGTACTCGTGGCGTCACCAGTTGCCGGCGGTCGCCGAGGCCGGCTTCCGGGCCGTGGCGATCGACGTCCGAGGGTACGGGCGGTCCTCCGCTCCCCTCGAGGTCGAGGCGTACGGGATGCTCCAGCACGTCAACGACAACCTCGGGGTGGTCGAGGGGCTCGCCGGCCGGGGCTCGCCGGCGGTCATCGTCGGCCACGACTGGGGAGCGCCGATCGCCGCCCACTCGGCCCTGTTGCGACCGGACATCTTCACCGCCGTAGCGCTGCTCAGCGTCCCGTACAGCCCCCCGGGCGGGCGGCGGCCCACCGAGGCCTTCGCCGAGATGGGAAGGCTGGCCGGCCCGGACCACGAGTTCTACATAAACTACTTCCAGGAGCCGGGACGGGCCGAGCGGGAGATCGAGCTCGACGTGCGGTCCTGGCTGCTCGGCGGCTATGTCGCGTCGTCGGCTGACGGGTTCACGTCGACGCCCGACGGGCACACGGCCGGCACCGTCGCGCCCGGAGGAATGCTGCGGGACAGTTTTCCCGTTCCCCACCGGCTCCCGGACTGGCTCACCGAGGACGACCTCGCGTTCTACGTCGAGGAGTTCGAGCGGACCGGATTCCGGGGGGCCCTCAACCGCTACCGCAACGTGGACCGGGACTGGCGGGACCTTCAGCCGTGGCGAGGCGCGCCCATCCGGGTGCCGTCGCTGTTCATCGCCGGGGAGAAGGATGCCCCGGCCCTGTGGGGAAGCCGGGCCATCGCCCGCTTCCCCGACACCCTGCCCGGCCTGCGCGGCAGTCACATTCTCCCCGGCTGCGGCCACTGGCTTCAGCAGGAACGAGCCGACGAGGTCAACCGGCTCCTCGTGGACTGGCTGACAACGCTGTAA